In the Thermomicrobiales bacterium genome, AGGGCGCCAATGAGGCGTGCGGTGCCGTCAGCCATTTCAATGTGTTCTTCGAAGGTTGTGTTGTCGATGTACCCGAGATCGATAGCGAGATAGAGTTGCGATCGCACCTCTGCGCATGAACCCTTGGCGATCGACAGGAACCGGAAGTACTCCTGTGTCGTCCCTCGTTCGTATCCCTCAGTGGGCTGTCAACGTCAAAGTGGCACACATGTTGGCGCGGCAGCCACCCCCCGTGGCCTGTCATTCTGAGCGCGCACGCGAAGAATCTCCCCTGCGCCGGGCTGCATCGAATGGGTGAGAGATCTTTCGCTGCGGCTCAAGATGACAAGACAAGCGGGTGGCTATCGATCGGACAGCTAGACGTTGACAACCCACTCAGCGATATTAGACATAACCGACACCGCGGCGCGTCGCATCTGGTCGCACAGGCCGAAATCGCGCCGCATCGCTTCACTGCGGGTTATCTCATATACAGCACCTGCTAACGTCCGCGCATGCTGCCAAGCAACGAGATCCTCAAACCGTGTCACCTTCGGGTACATGACTCGTGCCTACCCCCTCGTCCCTCGTCCCTGACCCCCCATCCCTCACATAAACAGCTTCCACGAATCGGGTGTTGAGCCGGGGAACTGGTAGGCGTAGTCGTCGGCGTGGGAGTGGGGGAGGATCGCGCCGGTGGCGAGGCGGGTGGCGAGGTACTTCACGAGGTAGACGACATCGTCGCGCTGGGCGATGTCGACGAAGGACAGGTAGCGGGCGTCGTCGTTCTCCTGGCCGTCGCCGGCCGGCTCGCCGGAGAGATGCTCCAGCAGCCAGAGAATGTAGGTGTCGGTGTTCGGGCCGTCGTAGCGCGAGCGCAGGCCGACGATCCCCAGTGGGCGGGCCTCGACGCCCGTCTCCTCGCGCACCTCGCGGGCGGCGGCGACATCCAGCGTCTCGCCCGGGTCCAGCAGCCCGCCCGGCAGCATGTAGCGCCCCTGGCTGGGTCCATAGGTCATCCGCACGACCAGCAGCGACGATTCGCGGACGACCAGCGCGCCGACCGACGTGACGTTGCGCGGCGGCCGGCCCGGCTGCTCGGTCATCAGTGGCTCCTCATGGCTGGCTGCCGCTACTGCACCCGCACCCGATAGAGGTATTCCGTCATCTGGTCGCCCTGGTCCTCAACGCCCTTGACCATCGGCCAGGTGACCTTGGCGTAGACAAGGTACTCGCCGGGGTTGACGGTGAGCGCGAAGGTCAGATCTCCCCCGTCGATCGTCTTGCTGATGACCGGGTCTGTCTGGCGGACGAAGGCGGGGGTCTTGTTCGGGATGCCCTGCGCGTTGGTCGGGGTCGCAACGTTGCCCTCGGCCGGGAACACCTCGATCACTGTCGATTGCGGGGTCGGGCTGCCGTCCTGGAAGTAGAGCTGCGCCTGCTCGCCGGCCACCGCGATGGCGAACGACGGGTCGAGCTGAATGAACGGCGCGGTGACCTTGCCGCCGGAGTTTGCGCTCACCGACCACCAGTTATAGGTGCCGACGCCGGCGAAGGCAGTCGACCGGGTGGTCAGCGTCAGCAACGTCGATGTTGGCGGGAAGACGACATTCTCGCCCGGTGGCGGCGTCGGCAGGATCACCTTCTCATTCGGGCCGATCGTCGCTGGCGGCTGGGTCGGGCCGAGCGTCGGCGTCGGCGCGTTTGCGATCGCCGTGGCTGTCCCGGCGACGGCGGTCCGCTGGGCCTCGAGCGTTGGGTTGACAGTCGGGCTCCATCCCGGAGGAACCGGCGTGAACGTCTCCATTGAAATGAGCCCGGTCTTCGGACCCGAGTTGCCCATGCACGCCTGCAGTGTCAGCACAGCCAGCGCCGCCAGCGTGAGCAGGATGCCCAGACGCACCGCGCGCCCCGGGCGTGTTGAGGTCGTCGTGTTGTTGTGGGATGACAAAAGGCATTCCTCATCGTTCGTCTTCCGCCCATTCGGCGGCGTCAGGACCATCGGGAAGTATAACGGGCGACGCGCGCTGAGGTTACAGGCCGGCTAGCTTCCCGGCCGTCGTGCCGGCCCGGCCGGCGAGCTCCTCCCTGCCGCCGACCCCCGCGACTCTCGATATCCCCGCGACCCGCTCCACAGCTCCCGCCCACCATGACATAACCGTCAGAAGCATCAAACACTGCTACAGCGCAGATCAGTGTCGATTCTCAGAGTTGTATTGTGTCTACGATCATGCACAGATATACTCTGCGGAAACACCGTATGAAGATCTGCTCTGCAAGCCGGAAGGAGGCGGGTAGGGGTGGTGCGCGGCGACCTGGACTGCTGATAGCTCGGGACGTCTGAATTGCTGCCGCGTGAATGGAGATGCTTGCCAGCGCGGCAGTCGGGGGAAACGCAAGCAGATGTGTCTCGTTGGAAGGGGAACTGACGAGTGATGAAGAAGCCGTCACGGTTTCTTCGGGTAGTAGCGACATTGGGGATGCTGGCGGGGTTGTTGGCCGTCCTTGGGGGGACGCCAGCCGCTGCGGCCGCTCCGAGTCCTGGTTGGGACCCGGGCGTCGCGCCAGGCAACCTGTTCTTTTCCATTGGTGGGGCCCAGGAGGTCTATTTCCCGTGGGTCTACAACAACGACAGCTTCGGCCTGGGTGAGGCGAACGGATCGGTCACGGTCCAGAACCTGACGCACGTCGATGGCTATGTCTTCTTCTACGTTGGTGATGGCGACGGCTGGACATACACCTCGTATGCCAACCTGGCCGGCGGCGCGTCGAAGACCTTCTCGGCCGCCTCCATCGGAGTCCCGGCCCCGGGCGCTCCGGTCATGGCAGCCATCTATGAGGAGAAGATCTCCTACGATGGCACGAAGTACGTCTGCGAAGGCGACTACGGGCACGACATCAACGCAGACGGCGACTTCAACGACTGCGACTACATCGCGGTGCGGAAGAACGTGCTCGTCCCGCTGTGGGCTGCTGGTCTGGTCAAGTCGGCGGTTGCCGGCGCGAGCCTGCCATACACCACATCGGCGGACAGCTCGGTCTCGGGGTACAACGGCCTGAGCGGCGCAGAGGTCGGGCGGTTCGACGAGCACTACCTGCCGATCGTGCAGACGAATAGCGGTCCGGGCGGCGCGTGGGACACCCGTGTGACGGTGGCGAACCTGCGTGGGGATGCCAATGCGGGGGTAGAGCTGCGCTTCTTCCCGAACAACGGGGATGGTTCCGGCTCGCTGCAGACCGGTTGGCAGCAGAGCGTGCTGGTGAACCCGGGCGCGGTGTACCAGCTGACGTTGTCGGACTGGGTGCCTGAGGGG is a window encoding:
- a CDS encoding NUDIX domain-containing protein encodes the protein MTEQPGRPPRNVTSVGALVVRESSLLVVRMTYGPSQGRYMLPGGLLDPGETLDVAAAREVREETGVEARPLGIVGLRSRYDGPNTDTYILWLLEHLSGEPAGDGQENDDARYLSFVDIAQRDDVVYLVKYLATRLATGAILPHSHADDYAYQFPGSTPDSWKLFM